Proteins encoded within one genomic window of Spirulina major PCC 6313:
- a CDS encoding DUF4255 domain-containing protein, with protein MSNHLAIATVTATLQRIIQSTIQADVSGARVTTLRPDSIGTATPTTGVNIFLYHVPMNYMWGNSAEIQRRNRRGEGAVRSRTAVDMHYMISCYGNDAELEPQRLLGSVIRTLTDYKIISRDLIHDTLEDANLDYLSNSDLSEQFAEIAFAPLNLTLDELSKVWSVFFQTPYCLSVAYKATVAMIEGEATGEAPLPVSDRQYGGTSPLAGQPQITEVISDRGRFYPIETSSTLRIRGQHLNGPDTFIRIGAIEAAPTEQSADQLLLNLATLPTDQLRAGIQSLQVVYRQAKADNGKPAPRVESNTTPFVLRPTVQHLEVGQLTGTARRGRNGTVTVESNLPMLPEQRVTLSLHEWSTNDPATYLFEASARDAIATVVDIPIKNVKPGDYLVRLHVDGAESCLEVDQDPESDTYGWYVGPRLLMV; from the coding sequence ATGAGTAATCATCTTGCGATCGCCACTGTTACCGCCACCCTCCAACGGATTATTCAATCCACCATTCAAGCTGATGTCAGTGGGGCACGGGTCACGACACTACGCCCGGACAGTATCGGCACGGCCACCCCGACCACGGGGGTGAATATTTTCCTCTACCATGTGCCGATGAACTATATGTGGGGCAACAGTGCGGAAATTCAGCGCCGCAATCGTCGGGGCGAGGGGGCAGTGCGATCGCGGACCGCCGTCGATATGCATTACATGATTAGCTGCTACGGTAACGATGCCGAACTCGAACCCCAACGCCTTTTAGGAAGCGTGATCCGCACCCTCACGGACTACAAAATCATTTCGCGAGACCTGATTCACGACACCCTCGAAGATGCCAACCTGGACTATCTCAGCAATTCTGACCTCTCCGAACAGTTTGCCGAAATTGCCTTCGCGCCCCTGAATTTGACCCTCGATGAACTGTCAAAAGTCTGGTCGGTGTTTTTCCAAACGCCCTATTGTCTATCGGTGGCCTACAAAGCAACGGTGGCGATGATCGAAGGAGAAGCCACGGGGGAAGCACCGCTACCGGTGAGCGATCGCCAATACGGCGGCACGTCCCCCCTCGCCGGTCAACCGCAAATCACGGAGGTAATCAGCGATCGCGGTCGCTTCTACCCGATCGAAACCAGCAGCACCCTCCGCATCCGCGGCCAACATCTCAACGGCCCCGACACCTTCATCCGCATCGGCGCGATCGAAGCCGCCCCCACCGAACAGAGCGCCGATCAACTCCTCCTCAACCTCGCCACCCTGCCCACGGATCAACTCCGCGCCGGCATTCAAAGCCTCCAAGTGGTCTATCGCCAAGCCAAGGCCGACAATGGCAAACCCGCCCCCCGCGTCGAATCCAACACCACCCCTTTCGTCCTCCGTCCCACGGTGCAACACCTGGAGGTGGGGCAACTCACCGGCACAGCCCGGCGAGGGCGTAACGGCACGGTCACCGTGGAGAGCAATCTCCCGATGCTCCCTGAGCAGCGGGTGACCCTCTCGCTCCATGAGTGGTCTACGAATGATCCGGCGACCTACCTTTTTGAAGCCTCGGCCCGAGATGCGATCGCTACCGTTGTGGACATTCCGATCAAAAACGTCAAACCGGGGGACTATCTCGTCCGTCTCCATGTCGATGGGGCCGAGAGTTGCCTAGAGGTGGATCAAGATCCGGAGAGCGACACCTATGGCTGGTATGTCGGCCCCCGCTTACTGATGGTTTAA
- a CDS encoding sensor histidine kinase — MFSAQPSVSEPLPSPPLSALEAVAHQTLDSMLLATRAIAIWWVSDRPNAAPLCHSNPQHPHYSPQHLHHLQQDCHQVSRGEPSHFTTMLRPLASRHHHLTPTVCHITEPADLGILYHYPLPSESATPHYAALWCEKRLSSNQTHYIEQLLSLLCHYAQATQTLAQQQQRLDILQQTLQRGKHQLRSPLALIRLYAENLKLGLADETLQAQADVIRITATELSDNLKKLLDLHGPQSLHLMATNLQQVFADLETMLLPRLTERRVELAIAPQPLWIWVDPWKLKQVLEIVVTNALEFSPVGGTVSCRGDVAGDWVQIAIADQGPGIAPTVLPHIFEPFYSQRSGGTGLGLAIAADIIREHHGTIRVENRPHGGAAFQITLPHPPAQGTLGVLGEFCL; from the coding sequence ATGTTCTCAGCCCAACCCTCTGTTTCGGAGCCACTGCCATCGCCGCCTCTCTCCGCCCTAGAGGCCGTGGCACACCAAACCTTAGATTCAATGTTGCTGGCGACGCGAGCGATCGCGATCTGGTGGGTCAGCGATCGCCCCAACGCTGCCCCCCTCTGCCACAGCAACCCCCAACACCCCCACTACAGCCCCCAACACCTCCACCACCTCCAACAGGATTGCCACCAAGTCAGCCGGGGTGAACCCAGTCACTTCACCACCATGCTTCGCCCCTTGGCCTCCCGCCATCACCACCTCACCCCCACGGTGTGTCACATCACCGAACCCGCCGACCTCGGCATCTTGTACCATTACCCCTTGCCCAGTGAGAGTGCAACGCCCCACTATGCGGCCCTGTGGTGCGAAAAACGGCTATCGAGCAATCAAACCCACTACATTGAACAACTCCTTAGCCTCCTCTGTCACTACGCCCAAGCTACCCAGACCCTCGCCCAGCAACAACAACGCCTCGACATTCTCCAGCAAACCCTCCAACGGGGCAAACATCAACTGCGCAGCCCCCTAGCGCTGATTCGCCTCTATGCGGAAAATCTCAAATTGGGGTTAGCGGATGAAACCCTTCAAGCCCAGGCTGATGTGATTCGGATCACAGCGACGGAATTGAGTGATAATCTCAAGAAATTACTGGATTTGCATGGGCCGCAATCGCTGCACTTGATGGCGACGAATCTACAGCAGGTGTTCGCGGATTTAGAAACGATGTTATTGCCTCGGTTAACCGAGCGGCGGGTGGAGTTAGCGATCGCCCCACAGCCCCTGTGGATTTGGGTTGATCCGTGGAAATTAAAACAGGTGTTGGAAATTGTCGTGACCAATGCCCTGGAGTTTAGCCCGGTGGGGGGGACGGTGTCCTGTCGGGGGGATGTGGCGGGGGATTGGGTGCAGATTGCGATCGCCGATCAAGGGCCCGGCATTGCGCCGACGGTGTTGCCCCATATTTTCGAGCCGTTCTATTCCCAACGGTCAGGGGGAACGGGGTTAGGGCTAGCGATCGCCGCCGATATCATCCGCGAACACCACGGCACGATTCGCGTCGAGAATCGTCCCCACGGCGGCGCAGCATTCCAGATCACCCTCCCCCATCCACCGGCTCAAGGAACGTTGGGCGTGTTAGGGGAGTTTTGCCTTTGA
- the rimK gene encoding 30S ribosomal protein S6--L-glutamate ligase: protein MKIAILSQDSSLYSTRRLREAAEERGHEIRVVNYLRCYMNITSHNPTIVYNGKTLENFDAIIPRIGASRTFYGTAVVRQFEVMGVFSANESQAISRSRDKLRCLQILAREGIGLPVTGFAHATEDIDGLIDTVGGAPLVIKLLEGTQGLGVVLAETKPAARSVIEAFRGLEANILVQEYIKEAKGADLRCFVVGGKVVAAMKRQGPPGEFRSNLHRGGSAAGVKLTPEERSTAVRSAKAMGLRVAGVDLLRSHHGPVVMEVNSSPGLEGIERATGVDVAGKIIEFIAKNAKNTGTRDRIQF from the coding sequence ATGAAAATCGCGATCCTTTCTCAAGATTCTTCTCTGTATTCCACCCGTCGGCTCCGGGAAGCAGCGGAAGAACGGGGGCATGAGATCCGGGTGGTGAACTATCTGCGTTGCTACATGAACATCACCTCCCACAATCCCACCATTGTCTACAACGGTAAGACTTTGGAAAATTTTGATGCGATTATTCCGCGCATTGGGGCATCGCGGACGTTCTATGGGACGGCGGTGGTGCGACAGTTTGAGGTGATGGGGGTGTTTAGTGCCAATGAATCCCAGGCGATTTCGCGATCGCGGGATAAGCTACGCTGCCTTCAGATTCTCGCCCGTGAAGGTATCGGCCTGCCCGTAACCGGCTTCGCCCATGCCACAGAAGACATTGACGGCCTGATTGATACGGTGGGGGGTGCGCCCTTGGTGATTAAACTCCTCGAAGGGACGCAGGGCCTAGGGGTAGTGTTGGCGGAAACGAAACCGGCGGCGCGATCGGTGATTGAAGCCTTTCGCGGCCTCGAAGCCAATATTTTAGTGCAGGAATATATCAAGGAAGCCAAGGGCGCGGATTTGCGCTGTTTTGTGGTGGGGGGCAAAGTGGTGGCCGCGATGAAACGCCAGGGGCCGCCGGGAGAATTTCGCTCTAATCTCCATCGGGGCGGCTCGGCAGCGGGGGTGAAGCTCACGCCGGAGGAGCGGAGTACGGCGGTGCGGTCGGCGAAGGCGATGGGCCTCCGGGTGGCGGGGGTGGATTTGTTGCGATCGCACCATGGCCCGGTGGTGATGGAGGTGAATTCCTCCCCTGGATTGGAGGGCATCGAGCGGGCGACGGGGGTTGATGTGGCGGGTAAGATTATTGAATTTATCGCCAAGAATGCTAAAAATACCGGAACCCGCGATCGGATTCAGTTTTAG
- a CDS encoding NADH dehydrogenase subunit K → MNLESIEQQNVEKILNPVARTGVTQDLSENIVLTTVDDLYNWAKLSSLWPLLYGTACCFIEFAAMIGSRFDFDRFGLVPRSSPRQADLLITAGTITMKMAPALVRLYEEMPEPKYVIAMGACTITGGMFSVDSPSAVRGVDKLIPVDVYIPGCPPRPEAIMDAIVKLRKKVANESIQERATVLEQQHEYYCTTHNMKVTEPILTGEYLRSPDRQAPTKELTEAYGLPIAPTRQDVKEEVDRG, encoded by the coding sequence ATGAATTTAGAATCAATCGAACAGCAAAACGTTGAAAAAATCTTAAATCCGGTGGCCCGCACCGGGGTTACCCAAGACTTATCGGAAAATATCGTCCTCACCACCGTAGATGACCTCTACAACTGGGCGAAACTATCCAGCCTCTGGCCCTTACTCTACGGGACGGCTTGTTGTTTTATCGAGTTTGCCGCGATGATCGGCTCTCGGTTTGACTTTGACCGTTTTGGTCTGGTGCCGCGTTCGAGTCCCCGGCAGGCGGATCTTTTGATTACCGCCGGCACGATTACGATGAAAATGGCCCCGGCCTTGGTGCGGCTCTACGAAGAAATGCCCGAACCGAAGTATGTGATCGCTATGGGAGCCTGCACGATTACCGGCGGAATGTTCAGTGTGGATTCGCCCAGTGCGGTGCGGGGTGTGGATAAGTTGATTCCGGTGGATGTTTATATTCCCGGTTGTCCGCCGCGCCCGGAAGCGATTATGGATGCGATCGTAAAGCTGCGCAAAAAGGTGGCCAATGAGTCGATCCAAGAGCGGGCCACGGTGCTAGAGCAGCAGCATGAATATTACTGCACGACCCACAACATGAAGGTGACGGAGCCGATTTTGACTGGGGAATATTTGCGATCGCCCGATCGCCAAGCCCCTACCAAAGAACTCACCGAAGCCTACGGGCTGCCCATTGCCCCCACCCGTCAAGATGTGAAAGAAGAGGTTGATCGTGGCTGA
- a CDS encoding response regulator produces MNTSAESVSVVLIDDEPLFRQGLRRFFSLSHSDAVVRVQVVGEADSVEQGLDLIQTRKPDMILLDMELPHLNGLDALLHLKEQAYAGDVLVLSAHQDDQWIFLAMQSGAKGYVFKEAVTEQLPAAIATVLAGKIYLAPDVATCFFRRFQDLASQSLPLVKSLHLTEREQDVLYWLVQGEPNTQIARHLFVTVATVKAHLTSIFEKLGVSSRTQAIVKALRLGLVKP; encoded by the coding sequence TTGAATACAAGTGCTGAATCGGTCTCTGTGGTGTTGATTGACGATGAGCCGCTGTTTCGGCAGGGCCTGCGCCGGTTTTTCAGTCTGTCTCACTCTGATGCAGTGGTGAGGGTGCAGGTGGTGGGCGAAGCGGATTCCGTCGAACAGGGGTTAGACCTGATCCAAACCCGCAAGCCCGACATGATCCTGCTGGATATGGAGTTACCCCACCTGAATGGTTTGGATGCTCTGTTACACCTGAAGGAACAGGCCTACGCGGGGGATGTGTTGGTGCTCTCGGCCCATCAGGATGATCAATGGATTTTTCTGGCGATGCAAAGTGGGGCGAAGGGCTATGTGTTTAAAGAGGCCGTCACGGAGCAACTGCCAGCGGCGATCGCCACGGTGTTAGCGGGTAAAATCTACTTGGCTCCTGACGTGGCCACCTGTTTTTTTCGCCGTTTTCAAGACCTCGCCAGTCAATCCCTGCCCTTGGTGAAGTCCTTGCATTTAACCGAGCGCGAGCAGGATGTGCTGTATTGGCTGGTGCAGGGAGAGCCGAATACCCAGATCGCCCGTCATCTGTTCGTGACGGTGGCGACGGTGAAAGCCCATTTAACTTCGATTTTTGAAAAATTAGGGGTGTCGAGCCGTACCCAAGCCATTGTTAAGGCTTTACGCTTAGGATTGGTAAAACCCTAG
- a CDS encoding NAD(P)H-quinone oxidoreductase subunit J, translating into MAEDNTPNNAPEEESTALVAGPASSWLTENGFDHGLLEPDHLGIEMIQVEAKVLLPICTALRAYGFNYLQCQGGYDLGPGKELVSFYHLVKVSDDAESTEEIRVKVFVPRDNPHVPSVYWIWKAADWQERETYDMYGIVYDGHPNLKRLLMPEDWIGWPLRKDYISPDFYELQDAH; encoded by the coding sequence GTGGCTGAAGACAACACTCCCAACAACGCCCCGGAAGAAGAATCCACCGCCCTTGTGGCCGGCCCGGCATCATCATGGCTCACCGAGAATGGCTTTGACCATGGTTTGCTCGAACCGGATCACCTCGGCATTGAGATGATCCAAGTGGAGGCGAAGGTGCTCCTGCCCATCTGCACCGCGCTTCGAGCTTACGGGTTCAACTATTTGCAATGTCAAGGGGGTTATGATCTAGGCCCCGGTAAAGAACTCGTCAGTTTTTACCATTTGGTGAAAGTCAGTGACGATGCCGAAAGTACCGAAGAAATTCGGGTTAAGGTGTTCGTGCCCCGCGACAATCCCCATGTGCCTTCGGTTTACTGGATTTGGAAGGCGGCGGACTGGCAAGAGCGGGAAACCTACGATATGTACGGTATTGTCTACGATGGCCATCCCAATTTGAAACGGTTATTGATGCCGGAAGATTGGATCGGTTGGCCCCTGCGCAAGGACTATATTTCTCCCGATTTTTACGAATTACAGGATGCCCATTAA
- the ndhC gene encoding photosynthetic/respiratory NAD(P)H-quinone oxidoreductase subunit C, translating to MFHLSGYEYFLGFLLIASSVPILSLIASKILRPRTGGPERRTTYESGMEPIGGAWIQFNIRYYMFALVFVVFDVETVFLYPWAVAFSQLGLLAFIEALIFIAILVVALVYAWRKGALEWS from the coding sequence GTGTTTCACCTCAGTGGTTACGAATATTTTTTAGGCTTTCTCCTGATCGCCAGTTCCGTTCCGATCTTGTCGCTGATTGCGTCGAAAATCTTGCGCCCTCGTACCGGCGGGCCAGAGCGGCGCACCACCTACGAATCGGGAATGGAGCCTATCGGCGGAGCATGGATTCAATTCAACATCCGGTACTATATGTTCGCCCTTGTGTTTGTGGTCTTCGATGTTGAAACCGTGTTTCTCTACCCGTGGGCCGTCGCCTTTAGTCAATTGGGTTTGCTAGCCTTTATAGAAGCCCTCATCTTCATCGCAATTTTGGTTGTTGCCTTGGTGTATGCATGGCGTAAAGGAGCGTTAGAGTGGTCATGA
- the glyS gene encoding glycine--tRNA ligase subunit beta: protein MPNFLLEVGTEELPADFVASAIAQWQTLIPASLSAASLSPQHCAIYATPRRLAVVLTDVPAQQPDRSEELKGPPVKAAFKDGQPTPAATGFAKKQGISVDDFVIRDTPKGEFIFVTKHHLGQPAAALLPDLVQQWITGLEGRRFMRWGDGELRFPRPIRWLVTLWDEAVLPVTLTSGSDRIVSDRISQGHRVLHPEPVKLADPISYRDTLAAAAVVVDPEARRSHILDQIHQAAQSVNGRAIISDDLLAEVVNLVEAPHAVVGTFEAEYLALPSEVITTVMVTHQRYFPIQDNNGALLPHFITIANGDPQKADIIAAGNARVIRARLADGKFFYDADCDEPLEANLPQLETITFQADLGSMQVKVDRILDLTAEISQQLNLPPDLAATIERAALLCKADLVSQMVYEFPELQGIMGEKYARISGESDEVAQAIFEHYLPRGADDDLPQTLAGQVVGIADRLDSLVSIFGLGMIPTGSSDPFALRRAANAVINVIWAANLEINLLDLLEQFAAAFVSAHAEYESPFLALQSFFIQRARTLLQDELGIEYDLVNAVLGEDDPDYEVRALQNLCDLRDRACFLQSLRKNRTLELLYETVNRSTRLAAKGSLPTDELNPYEVIQSHLFEQESERELFQTLCKLLPQTQQAIAERDYQRLVDGLAAISPHVTRFFDGDDSVLVMAEDPDVQNNRLNLLGLIRNHARVLADFGAILKP, encoded by the coding sequence ATGCCGAATTTTTTACTCGAAGTCGGGACAGAAGAACTACCGGCTGATTTTGTTGCCAGTGCGATCGCCCAATGGCAAACCCTTATTCCTGCCAGTCTCAGCGCCGCCAGCCTCAGCCCGCAGCACTGCGCGATCTACGCCACGCCCCGCCGCCTCGCCGTGGTCTTAACCGATGTGCCGGCCCAACAACCCGACCGCAGCGAAGAGCTTAAAGGCCCCCCCGTCAAAGCCGCATTTAAAGACGGTCAACCCACCCCCGCCGCCACCGGCTTCGCCAAGAAGCAGGGCATCAGTGTTGATGATTTTGTGATTCGCGACACGCCCAAAGGGGAATTTATCTTTGTCACCAAACACCATTTGGGGCAACCCGCCGCCGCACTCCTGCCGGACTTAGTGCAGCAGTGGATTACGGGTTTAGAAGGGCGGCGTTTTATGCGATGGGGCGATGGTGAACTGCGGTTTCCCCGGCCGATTCGCTGGCTCGTGACCCTCTGGGATGAGGCCGTGTTACCCGTGACCCTGACCAGTGGATCGGATCGGATCGTCAGCGATCGCATCTCCCAGGGCCATCGCGTCCTTCATCCTGAACCTGTTAAACTCGCCGATCCGATCAGTTATCGCGACACCCTGGCCGCCGCCGCTGTTGTCGTTGATCCCGAAGCGCGGCGATCGCACATTCTCGACCAAATTCACCAAGCCGCCCAAAGCGTCAACGGCCGCGCCATCATCTCCGACGACCTCCTCGCGGAAGTGGTGAACCTCGTCGAAGCCCCCCACGCCGTCGTCGGCACCTTTGAAGCCGAATACCTCGCCCTCCCCTCAGAAGTGATCACCACCGTCATGGTCACCCATCAACGCTATTTCCCCATCCAAGACAACAACGGCGCACTCTTGCCCCACTTCATCACCATCGCCAACGGTGACCCCCAAAAAGCCGACATCATCGCCGCTGGCAATGCCCGCGTCATCCGTGCCCGCCTCGCAGACGGTAAATTCTTCTACGATGCCGACTGTGATGAACCCCTCGAAGCCAACCTCCCCCAACTGGAAACCATCACCTTCCAAGCCGATTTAGGATCAATGCAGGTGAAAGTCGATCGCATCCTTGACCTCACCGCCGAAATCAGCCAGCAACTCAATCTACCGCCCGACCTCGCCGCCACCATCGAACGCGCCGCCCTCCTCTGCAAAGCCGACCTCGTTTCCCAGATGGTCTACGAATTCCCGGAACTTCAGGGCATTATGGGGGAAAAATACGCCCGCATCAGTGGGGAATCGGACGAGGTGGCCCAGGCGATTTTTGAACATTACCTACCACGGGGAGCCGATGACGATCTGCCCCAAACCCTGGCGGGGCAAGTGGTGGGCATTGCCGATCGCCTCGATTCCTTGGTGAGTATTTTTGGCTTGGGGATGATTCCCACGGGGTCGTCTGATCCCTTTGCCCTGCGGCGGGCGGCCAATGCGGTGATTAATGTGATTTGGGCGGCGAATTTGGAGATTAATCTGCTTGACCTGCTCGAACAGTTTGCCGCTGCCTTTGTCAGTGCCCATGCCGAGTACGAATCGCCGTTCCTCGCCCTCCAGAGCTTTTTCATCCAACGGGCGCGGACACTACTCCAAGACGAGTTAGGGATTGAGTATGACTTGGTGAATGCGGTGTTAGGGGAAGACGACCCCGACTATGAAGTGCGAGCGTTGCAAAATCTGTGTGATCTACGCGATCGCGCCTGCTTCCTCCAGTCCCTGCGCAAAAATCGAACCCTAGAACTACTTTACGAAACCGTCAACCGTTCCACCCGCCTCGCCGCCAAAGGGTCACTCCCCACGGACGAACTCAACCCCTACGAGGTCATTCAATCCCACCTCTTTGAACAAGAGTCGGAACGGGAACTCTTCCAAACCCTCTGTAAATTGCTCCCCCAAACCCAACAAGCGATCGCCGAACGGGACTATCAACGCCTTGTAGACGGTCTCGCCGCCATTTCCCCCCATGTCACCCGCTTTTTCGATGGTGACGACAGCGTTTTGGTGATGGCCGAAGATCCCGATGTGCAAAATAATCGCCTCAATCTCCTCGGTTTGATTCGCAACCATGCCCGTGTCCTCGCTGACTTTGGCGCAATCCTTAAACCCTAA
- a CDS encoding ATP-dependent zinc protease family protein, with translation MSSSPLPLIGWREYLTLPALEIDPIKAKIDTGARSSALHAFDIEKIERDGIVLMQFKVHPQQRSTALTIQAEAPLLDQRTVKSSGGHAQLRPVVKTLVTVGEQTWPIELTLTSRDQMGFRMLLGREAIRRRFWVDPGRSYLQRSHP, from the coding sequence GTGTCATCCTCACCGTTACCATTGATCGGTTGGCGTGAATATTTGACGTTGCCCGCTTTGGAGATTGATCCGATTAAGGCCAAAATTGATACCGGCGCGAGATCATCGGCGCTCCATGCCTTTGATATTGAAAAAATCGAGCGGGACGGGATTGTTTTGATGCAATTCAAAGTGCATCCTCAGCAGCGTTCGACGGCCCTAACCATCCAGGCGGAAGCACCTCTTCTCGACCAACGCACGGTTAAAAGTTCCGGGGGTCATGCCCAACTGCGCCCGGTGGTGAAAACCTTGGTAACGGTGGGTGAGCAAACTTGGCCCATTGAACTGACGTTAACGAGTCGGGATCAGATGGGGTTTCGGATGTTGTTGGGTCGAGAAGCGATTCGCCGGCGGTTTTGGGTTGATCCGGGGCGATCGTATTTGCAGCGATCGCACCCCTAG